In Bradyrhizobium sp. CCBAU 051011, the following are encoded in one genomic region:
- a CDS encoding zinc-binding dehydrogenase, which produces MYQPPSVKTSPDLLIPDRMRAWVLGDPDQLELREKPVPVPSRAEVLIRIDAVAICATDLEIIHSGSPASIEGGLPFNKNFTPGHEYMGTVAALGPDVDEFQIGERISVEIHAGCGQCKRCRQGMYTSCLNYGKPEKGHRANGFTTDGGFAEYAVNHINTLARVPDTMSDAEATLVVTAGTSMYGLTELGGLVAGESVVVIGPGPIGLLAVAVAKALGASPVILTGTRHKRLAIGRELGADRVININDEDAVAVVKQLIGGIGADYVVECAGNEATINQAIHMTNRGGKICLAAFPHDPVVMDLAHLVKNNIYAYGIRGEGRSATRRAMALMAAKRFDATKIHTHTFPLADLPTALRYARERIEDAIKVVVTNRKADAVTRTAAE; this is translated from the coding sequence ATGTACCAACCTCCAAGCGTGAAGACGTCGCCCGATCTTCTGATTCCTGACCGGATGAGAGCCTGGGTGCTCGGCGATCCGGATCAACTTGAACTGCGGGAAAAACCAGTACCCGTCCCTTCACGCGCTGAAGTTCTGATCCGGATCGATGCGGTTGCGATCTGCGCCACCGATTTAGAGATCATTCATTCAGGCTCGCCGGCCAGCATTGAAGGCGGCCTGCCCTTCAACAAGAATTTCACGCCCGGGCATGAATACATGGGTACGGTCGCCGCGCTCGGACCCGATGTCGACGAATTCCAGATCGGAGAGCGGATCAGCGTGGAGATCCACGCCGGCTGCGGCCAGTGCAAGCGCTGCCGCCAGGGCATGTACACGTCATGCCTGAATTACGGGAAACCAGAAAAGGGCCATCGCGCGAACGGTTTCACGACGGACGGCGGTTTTGCCGAATATGCCGTCAATCACATCAACACGCTGGCGCGAGTGCCCGACACCATGAGCGACGCCGAGGCAACGCTCGTGGTTACCGCAGGCACCTCGATGTATGGGCTGACGGAATTGGGGGGATTGGTTGCCGGCGAGAGCGTCGTGGTGATCGGTCCGGGACCGATCGGACTACTCGCAGTAGCCGTCGCAAAGGCGCTGGGGGCCAGCCCGGTCATTCTGACCGGAACGCGCCATAAACGGCTAGCGATCGGCCGAGAACTCGGGGCCGACCGCGTTATCAATATCAACGACGAAGACGCGGTTGCGGTTGTAAAACAGCTCATCGGCGGCATCGGCGCAGACTATGTGGTCGAATGTGCCGGCAACGAGGCGACAATCAACCAGGCCATTCACATGACCAATCGCGGCGGGAAGATATGTCTCGCCGCATTTCCACACGATCCGGTCGTGATGGATCTCGCACATCTCGTGAAGAACAATATCTATGCCTATGGAATCCGTGGCGAAGGCCGCAGCGCCACCCGCCGCGCCATGGCGCTCATGGCGGCGAAGCGCTTCGACGCAACGAAGATCCACACTCACACGTTTCCGTTGGCCGACCTGCCGACCGCGCTGCGATATGCCCGCGAACGCATCGAAGACGCGATCAAGGTGGTTGTCACCAATCGGAAAGCGGACGCGGTCACGAGGACGGCAGCCGAATAG